The Paracoccus sediminicola genome has a segment encoding these proteins:
- a CDS encoding TRAP transporter small permease subunit, with translation MLSIARAVTQTNRFIGRWVSLAVLIIFAFLFADVVLRYLFGAPAIWTAELATLIFGAYAILGGGYLLAERGHVNVDILYGRLSRKRKALVDIVTSPLLLLFVGILLWQGWEIAAESIADLERSNSVWKAPLWPTKALIPVAAILLLLQAIVRLWSDIRVLRGLPVPEDVFGVPATPSDTEAEKRAEPAQ, from the coding sequence ATGTTGTCAATTGCCCGCGCCGTCACCCAGACCAACCGGTTCATCGGGCGGTGGGTCTCGCTTGCTGTTCTGATAATCTTCGCGTTTCTGTTTGCGGATGTCGTGCTTCGTTATCTTTTCGGCGCGCCCGCGATCTGGACGGCTGAACTGGCCACGCTGATCTTCGGCGCATATGCCATCCTCGGCGGCGGGTATCTGCTGGCCGAGCGAGGGCATGTGAATGTCGACATTCTTTACGGCCGCCTGTCCCGAAAACGCAAAGCGCTCGTGGATATCGTCACCTCCCCTCTACTGCTGCTGTTCGTTGGCATCCTTCTCTGGCAGGGCTGGGAGATCGCGGCGGAGTCTATTGCCGATCTGGAACGCTCCAACTCCGTCTGGAAAGCGCCGCTCTGGCCGACGAAGGCACTCATCCCGGTCGCGGCGATCCTACTCCTGTTGCAGGCCATCGTGCGGCTCTGGTCCGATATACGCGTGCTGCGCGGGCTTCCGGTTCCGGAAGACGTGTTTGGCGTGCCCGCGACACCCTCCGATACCGAAGCAGAAAAGCGCGCGGAGCCTGCCCAATGA
- a CDS encoding TRAP transporter large permease: MSVELLTFLFFGSLLVFVMLGAPLAFVLGGVSVIFLFFEMGPLGFYLIASKMWETMQNATLMAIPLFVFMAILLEKSGVADDLYDMMHKWLGGLRGGLAIGTVLICVIFAAMSGISGAAVVTMGTIALPKMLERGYDKKLALGAINAGGGWGILIPPSILMVLYALLTEVSVGRLFAAGIGPGLLLFALVSVYIGVRCLIQPELGPALPKEERGDLMDKLRSLRAVILPILIVTIVLGAIFGGFATPTEAAAIGVFGALVATGVNRQLSWQVIHQAAIATLRLTALVIWILFAAHAFSTAYTALGASSLISNLMTGLPGGNWGALAFMLFILFLFGMVLDPVGIMLITLPVFLPIVESAGFDAIWFGILFIIMMEVGYMTPPFGFNLFYLKGVAPADVTMGDIYASVVPYVLVTILGVLLIIIFPGIALWIPEYFYG, from the coding sequence ATGAGCGTTGAACTCCTTACCTTTCTCTTCTTCGGCTCTCTGCTCGTCTTCGTGATGCTCGGCGCGCCGCTCGCCTTCGTTCTCGGGGGTGTTTCGGTCATCTTCCTGTTCTTCGAGATGGGGCCGTTGGGCTTCTACCTCATTGCGTCGAAAATGTGGGAGACGATGCAGAACGCAACACTCATGGCGATCCCCCTTTTCGTCTTCATGGCCATTCTGCTGGAAAAATCAGGAGTCGCGGACGACCTCTATGACATGATGCATAAATGGCTCGGCGGATTGCGCGGCGGGCTGGCCATCGGCACCGTGCTGATCTGTGTGATCTTCGCCGCAATGTCTGGCATCTCCGGCGCTGCCGTCGTGACGATGGGCACGATCGCCCTGCCGAAAATGCTAGAGCGCGGCTATGACAAGAAACTGGCGCTCGGCGCGATCAATGCGGGCGGCGGCTGGGGCATCCTGATACCGCCGTCGATCCTGATGGTGCTTTACGCGCTGCTCACCGAGGTCTCCGTCGGCCGCCTCTTTGCGGCGGGGATCGGGCCCGGGCTGCTGCTGTTCGCCCTTGTGTCGGTCTATATCGGCGTGCGCTGCCTGATCCAGCCCGAACTCGGCCCTGCGCTCCCAAAGGAAGAGCGTGGCGACCTGATGGACAAGCTGCGTTCGCTTCGGGCTGTCATCCTGCCGATCCTCATCGTGACCATCGTTCTCGGTGCCATCTTCGGCGGCTTCGCAACGCCGACAGAGGCCGCCGCGATCGGGGTCTTCGGCGCGCTTGTCGCGACCGGCGTTAACAGGCAGCTGTCGTGGCAGGTCATCCACCAGGCAGCGATTGCCACGCTCCGCCTCACCGCGCTCGTCATCTGGATCCTGTTTGCCGCTCACGCATTCTCGACGGCCTATACCGCGCTCGGTGCATCGAGCCTGATCTCGAATCTCATGACCGGGCTGCCGGGCGGAAACTGGGGCGCATTGGCGTTCATGCTGTTCATCCTGTTTCTGTTCGGAATGGTGCTGGACCCGGTTGGCATCATGCTGATTACCCTGCCGGTCTTCCTGCCCATCGTCGAGTCGGCGGGTTTCGACGCAATCTGGTTCGGCATTCTCTTCATCATCATGATGGAGGTCGGCTATATGACGCCGCCCTTCGGCTTTAACCTGTTCTATCTGAAAGGTGTGGCTCCGGCGGATGTGACCATGGGCGATATCTATGCCAGCGTCGTTCCCTATGTGCTTGTGACGATCCTCGGTGTGCTGCTGATCATCATCTTCCCTGGCATCGCGCTCTGGATACCGGAATATTTTTACGGCTGA
- a CDS encoding acyl-CoA dehydrogenase family protein: MDFTPTEDRRMLSDTLRRFLTDSYPFETRNKLAYDPPYHSPEKYTELAELGVIGAFVKEDAGGFGGEGFDITTVFEEIGRALCPEPLLGTLMSVRALADLGKTDMVEKIIAGEIRPAFAVFEPEAGERLDDIRTEASGKKLTGRKSVVYGAEGGDLILVAARLSGNIALYAVRDAEISGYAMMDGAGAGEVLLDNTEAELLSEDCREVIEAALDAGRLALCAEAVGAMDVQQAMTIDYMKQRKQFGRPIAAFQALQHRIVDMAIEIEQARSITILAASHLGGEHRSRFVAMAKNLVGRAAELISEESVQLHGGIGMTWEYPGAHYAKRLVMIDHQLGSAESHLLRLMEAA; encoded by the coding sequence ATGGATTTCACACCCACCGAAGACCGCAGGATGCTGTCGGACACGCTGCGCCGATTTCTGACCGATTCCTATCCTTTCGAAACCCGCAACAAGCTCGCATACGATCCGCCGTATCATTCGCCAGAAAAATACACCGAGTTGGCCGAGCTCGGGGTGATTGGCGCTTTCGTGAAAGAGGATGCCGGAGGGTTCGGCGGCGAGGGGTTCGATATCACGACGGTATTCGAGGAAATCGGCCGCGCCCTCTGCCCCGAGCCTCTGTTGGGCACGCTGATGTCGGTTCGTGCCCTCGCTGATCTGGGAAAAACCGACATGGTCGAGAAGATCATCGCCGGCGAGATCCGGCCGGCATTCGCAGTGTTCGAGCCAGAGGCGGGCGAGCGGTTGGACGACATCCGGACCGAAGCGTCAGGCAAAAAACTGACGGGGCGCAAATCTGTCGTCTACGGTGCGGAAGGTGGCGACCTTATTCTCGTCGCCGCACGGCTTTCGGGGAATATCGCTCTCTACGCTGTCCGTGACGCCGAAATCTCCGGCTATGCCATGATGGATGGTGCCGGTGCGGGCGAGGTGCTGCTCGACAATACCGAAGCGGAATTGCTTTCGGAAGATTGCCGCGAGGTGATCGAGGCGGCGCTTGATGCGGGCCGTCTTGCGCTTTGCGCCGAGGCTGTCGGTGCGATGGATGTGCAGCAGGCCATGACCATCGATTATATGAAGCAGCGAAAGCAGTTCGGGCGCCCCATCGCCGCGTTTCAGGCGCTTCAGCATCGCATCGTCGACATGGCAATCGAGATCGAGCAGGCGCGCTCGATCACCATTCTCGCGGCATCGCATCTTGGCGGCGAGCATCGGTCGCGTTTTGTTGCCATGGCCAAGAATCTCGTCGGACGGGCCGCCGAGCTGATCTCGGAAGAATCGGTTCAGCTTCATGGCGGGATCGGAATGACGTGGGAATATCCGGGTGCGCATTATGCCAAACGGCTTGTCATGATCGATCACCAGCTTGGCAGCGCCGAGTCTCATCTGCTGCGACTGATGGAGGCTGCCTGA